The sequence below is a genomic window from Sorangiineae bacterium MSr12523.
CGGGTTCTCGGCGCACACGTGTTCGGGGTGGTCGCGTCGGAGGCGCAGCGCGAATCCGCGTTGCGTGCGGGATGCAGCGCGGCGTTGCTGCCCCATGGCTTCGTGGAGCAAATCCGCGCGCTCACGCAAGACCGCGGCGTGGACGTGGTGCTCGAATCCGCAATGGGCGATCGCATCATCGAATCGCGCAAGGCGCTCGGGGCGCGGGGCCGCATCGCGTTCGCCATGTCACCCATTGCGCCGCTGCTGTTCCAGCCGGCGACGGTGCGCGCGCATGCGCTCGACGAGCTGGCAACGGAGGTGCGCGAGACCCTGGATCGGGCCGCGCGCAGCGTCATGGCCTATGTGGCAAACGGCGCGGTTCGCGTGATGTGATCGATCAGCGTGGCGGCGAAAAAGCCCACGCTGATCCACGCATTCATGTCGAAGAAGGCTTTGTCGATCTTGGAGAGATCCGCGCGCGCCCATCGTGAAGTGCCGGGCGCATCGCGCGCGGGGTCGACGGGCGGGTGAATGAGCAGGTGCTCCCAGACGAGCAGCCCCGTCACCACGAGGACACCGACGAAATAGACGACACCGCGGTGGAGGAACACACCGGTGAACGCGAGCGAGGACACGGTGATCACGTGCGCGAAAGCACTCATGGCGAGCGATCGCGCAGCGCCGAAGCGCGATGGGATGGAGTGCAGGCGCTGCTCGCGATCGAAGCCCTCGTCCTGCAACGAGTAGAGCACGTCGAAGCCGAGCAGCCAGGTGACGACGGCCACCATGAGGGTGACGATGCCTGCTTTGACCGGAGCGCCCACCGCAATCCATGCGCCTCCAGGCGCGAGCGACA
It includes:
- a CDS encoding zinc-binding dehydrogenase, which encodes MEAVTPGRGELVVEVHVAGGVAIAGTVALVGEGTEGFAVGDPIAIDARTVEVHAGRRAVDARLVVSLRAAVGAYHVLVDVVRLTAGETLLIQDAGSAFGLLAAQFARVLGAHVFGVVASEAQRESALRAGCSAALLPHGFVEQIRALTQDRGVDVVLESAMGDRIIESRKALGARGRIAFAMSPIAPLLFQPATVRAHALDELATEVRETLDRAARSVMAYVANGAVRVM
- the ubiA gene encoding putative 4-hydroxybenzoate polyprenyltransferase → MIVARLRSYSTLVAFAHTIFALPFAASAVVLALSMPHPPLTAARVVAMLICMVAARTSAMAFNRWADRHIDAKNPRTATRPIQRGDVRPFEALALAMASAAVFFLSASTLGTAPMVLALPVLAVLLGYSYAKRFTWAAHAWLGVALSLAPGGAWIAVGAPVKAGIVTLMVAVVTWLLGFDVLYSLQDEGFDREQRLHSIPSRFGAARSLAMSAFAHVITVSSLAFTGVFLHRGVVYFVGVLVVTGLLVWEHLLIHPPVDPARDAPGTSRWARADLSKIDKAFFDMNAWISVGFFAATLIDHITRTAPFAT